Proteins from one Amycolatopsis benzoatilytica AK 16/65 genomic window:
- a CDS encoding Hsp20/alpha crystallin family protein has translation MSTALQRTRTMLPGLADWFDTAWPFADHNLVRIEESAEGGSYTVRAELPGFDPGKGIHLTAEGGHLTIAAEREARTEEKGHSEFHYGSFRRTVSLPEGADTSKITAKYANGILEVTVPLQQNKPAKHIEIVKS, from the coding sequence ATGTCCACTGCGCTACAGCGAACCCGGACCATGTTGCCCGGACTGGCCGACTGGTTCGACACCGCTTGGCCGTTCGCCGACCACAACCTGGTCCGAATCGAAGAGTCCGCCGAGGGCGGCTCGTACACCGTGCGCGCTGAGCTTCCCGGATTCGACCCGGGCAAAGGCATCCACCTCACCGCCGAAGGCGGACACCTGACCATCGCGGCCGAACGCGAGGCCAGGACCGAGGAAAAGGGCCACAGCGAGTTCCACTACGGCTCGTTCCGCAGGACCGTCTCCCTGCCCGAAGGCGCCGACACCTCGAAGATCACCGCGAAATACGCCAACGGGATTCTCGAAGTGACAGTGCCTCTCCAGCAGAACAAGCCCGCCAAGCACATCGAGATCGTCAAGAGCTGA
- a CDS encoding ribose-phosphate diphosphokinase: MSEMSRDDLRIVAGPANRVLADTVARELGGEPDPSAVERFPDGELRPWVRDVHGADVYVVQPTGPGGGDSIVALLLLLDACHRAGASRVTAVVPYFGYARQDRRQHGGQAVGARVIADALATAGAERLVVVDPHTPALEALCEIPVEMVTAVPVLAHGLAGTGDGFVVVAPDLGAVKLAERYAALLDTPVAIVRKHRESGSSVHAKELIGDVADRRPIIVDDMISTGGTIEAAAGVLLDHGAIPEIDVAATHGPLVPSAIRRLHALPIRRLLVTDSVAQHDAFAEVHTIAPLLTDTIRRLHEDKPLDDLLIRT, translated from the coding sequence ATGAGCGAGATGAGCCGAGACGATCTGCGCATCGTGGCGGGACCCGCCAACCGGGTGCTGGCCGACACTGTGGCCAGGGAGCTGGGCGGCGAACCGGATCCCTCCGCCGTCGAGCGGTTCCCCGACGGGGAGCTTCGCCCCTGGGTGCGGGACGTGCACGGCGCGGACGTCTACGTGGTGCAGCCGACCGGCCCGGGCGGAGGCGATTCGATTGTCGCGCTCCTGCTGCTGCTCGACGCCTGCCACCGGGCCGGCGCCTCCCGCGTTACCGCGGTCGTCCCGTACTTCGGATACGCGCGCCAGGACCGCCGCCAGCATGGCGGGCAGGCCGTCGGCGCTCGGGTGATCGCCGACGCGCTCGCCACCGCGGGGGCCGAACGGCTGGTCGTGGTCGACCCGCACACGCCGGCTCTGGAAGCTCTGTGCGAGATCCCGGTCGAGATGGTGACCGCCGTCCCCGTGCTCGCCCACGGGCTGGCAGGCACTGGCGACGGCTTCGTCGTGGTCGCGCCTGACCTCGGCGCCGTCAAACTGGCCGAGCGCTACGCCGCGCTGCTCGACACCCCTGTCGCGATCGTCCGCAAACACCGCGAAAGCGGCTCAAGCGTGCACGCCAAAGAACTCATCGGCGACGTCGCCGACCGCCGGCCGATCATCGTCGACGACATGATCAGCACCGGCGGCACCATCGAGGCCGCCGCGGGCGTCCTGCTCGACCACGGCGCGATTCCCGAGATCGACGTCGCCGCCACGCACGGCCCCCTGGTGCCTTCGGCGATCCGCCGCCTGCACGCGCTGCCCATCCGGCGATTACTGGTCACCGACAGCGTGGCCCAGCACGACGCCTTCGCCGAGGTGCACACCATCGCGCCGCTGCTCACCGACACGATCCGCCGCCTGCACGAGGACAAACCTCTCGACGACCTCCTCATCCGCACCTGA
- a CDS encoding FAD-dependent monooxygenase, with protein MTVLVVGAGPTGLSLACGLLVQGVPVRVVDSAAGPAATSRALGLQPRGQEVLRRLGAFDGLPQRAVDIRATGIHVAGRKVVDVGAALGSDGPRMLWIPQTEVEARLRARLAELGGSVEWGVAVRSLVQDADGVDVELAGGERLHAAWAIGCDGAHSQVRKSAGIGFPGASVLERFLLADVHLERAGAAGTFLGTGGQFVAMPLPHPDGDLWRLMAPAPDGMGSEPDEAEILRLLSRLAVERAGFTQLRVKGAEWTSVFRFHRRLADSYRSGRMLLAGDAAHIHSPLGGQGLNTGIGDAENLAFKLALVISGRAGESLLDTYTAERRPVAKSVLAATSFGTKLGFAEKRAVQLLFAATAPVLRMPIVQRRLLRASSQLGISYRHGPLAAAPARRVRALGGPRAGDRMPNIWTRDAAGRRGRLHDRLEAGWALLASGTAGDCARVASERLGEANVRVLAPETGSLPEVCLVRPDAHLAWRGTGIDELTRWLDAALAPGRVTRP; from the coding sequence ATGACGGTGCTGGTGGTCGGGGCTGGGCCGACTGGTCTGTCCCTGGCTTGCGGGTTGCTTGTCCAGGGCGTGCCGGTCCGCGTGGTGGACAGCGCGGCAGGCCCGGCGGCGACGTCGCGTGCGTTGGGGTTGCAGCCGCGCGGTCAAGAGGTGCTGCGGCGGCTCGGCGCATTCGACGGCTTGCCGCAGCGGGCTGTCGACATCCGGGCGACCGGGATCCATGTGGCGGGCCGGAAGGTGGTCGACGTAGGCGCGGCGCTGGGGTCGGACGGGCCGCGGATGCTGTGGATCCCGCAGACGGAGGTAGAGGCGCGGTTGCGCGCGCGGCTGGCCGAGCTCGGTGGTTCGGTCGAATGGGGCGTCGCGGTGCGGTCGCTCGTTCAGGACGCGGACGGGGTGGACGTCGAGCTCGCTGGCGGCGAACGACTGCATGCGGCTTGGGCGATCGGCTGCGACGGCGCACACAGCCAGGTCCGCAAGAGCGCAGGCATCGGGTTCCCCGGCGCTTCGGTGCTGGAACGGTTTCTGCTCGCGGATGTGCATCTTGAGCGGGCCGGCGCTGCTGGGACGTTCCTCGGCACCGGCGGACAGTTCGTGGCAATGCCCTTGCCGCACCCGGACGGCGATCTGTGGCGGCTGATGGCGCCCGCTCCGGACGGAATGGGCTCCGAACCGGACGAGGCGGAGATCCTGCGGTTGCTGTCCCGGCTCGCCGTCGAGCGGGCCGGATTCACGCAGCTGCGCGTCAAGGGCGCGGAGTGGACCTCGGTCTTCCGATTCCACCGCAGGCTCGCCGACTCCTATCGCAGCGGGCGGATGCTGCTCGCGGGGGATGCCGCGCACATTCATTCCCCGCTCGGCGGGCAAGGTCTCAACACCGGCATCGGGGACGCGGAAAACCTGGCGTTCAAGCTGGCGCTGGTCATTTCGGGGCGTGCCGGGGAGTCTTTGCTGGACACTTACACCGCCGAGCGGAGGCCGGTCGCGAAGTCGGTGCTGGCGGCGACCAGCTTCGGCACGAAGCTCGGCTTTGCCGAGAAGCGCGCCGTCCAGTTGCTGTTCGCGGCCACGGCTCCTGTGCTGCGCATGCCGATCGTGCAGCGGCGGCTGCTGCGCGCTTCGTCCCAGCTGGGCATCAGCTATCGGCACGGGCCGCTGGCTGCTGCCCCGGCGCGGCGGGTGCGTGCGCTGGGCGGGCCGAGAGCGGGCGATCGAATGCCGAACATCTGGACCCGCGACGCCGCCGGCAGGCGGGGCCGGCTGCACGACCGGCTGGAGGCGGGGTGGGCGTTGCTCGCCAGCGGCACGGCCGGCGACTGCGCGCGGGTGGCGTCGGAACGGCTCGGCGAGGCAAACGTCCGGGTGCTCGCACCCGAAACCGGGAGTTTGCCGGAGGTGTGCCTGGTGCGGCCGGACGCTCACCTGGCCTGGCGCGGCACCGGTATCGACGAGTTGACACGGTGGCTGGACGCGGCTCTGGCACCGGGGCGGGTGACGAGGCCATGA
- a CDS encoding RtcB family protein, which yields MAMQQALDIVEESPYRFRIERTGPMRVPGIVFASRVLLPDPAADRSLLQVANVATLPGIVRASLAMPDVHWGYGFPIGGVAATDVDEGGVVSPGGVGFDISCGVRLLAADLDRAALAPGFGALMDTLGHRIPRGMHRGAVWPLASPRQLREILTGGASYAVAAGHGVPRDLSRCEDGGVVPGADPGQVSERAVERGLAQVGSLGSGNHFLEVQAVAEVFDEPAARAFGLRADQVCVMIHCGSRGLGHQICTDHLRVMEQAMPRYRIQVPDRQLACVPFDSPEGRAYAAAMAAATNYARANRQLLTEATRAAFDAHAGAALDLVCDVSHNLATLESHHVEGRPRRLCVHRKGATKALPPGHPDLPADLAPVGAPVLIPGTMGTASYVLAGVAGNPAFESCCHGAGRVQSRHAAARAVRGPELRDELERRGIAVRGSSWPGLAEEAPAAYKDITAVVDAAVGAGLCRKVARLVPLGVVKG from the coding sequence ATGGCCATGCAGCAGGCGCTCGACATCGTCGAAGAATCGCCCTACCGGTTCCGGATCGAACGGACCGGCCCGATGCGCGTGCCAGGCATCGTGTTCGCCTCTCGGGTCCTGCTGCCCGATCCCGCGGCGGACAGGTCGTTGCTGCAGGTGGCGAATGTGGCGACGCTGCCCGGCATCGTGCGGGCGTCGCTGGCGATGCCGGATGTGCACTGGGGCTACGGATTCCCGATCGGCGGCGTTGCCGCCACCGACGTCGACGAGGGCGGGGTGGTCTCGCCGGGCGGGGTCGGATTCGACATTTCCTGCGGTGTCCGGCTGCTGGCGGCCGATCTCGACCGCGCCGCACTCGCGCCAGGCTTCGGCGCATTGATGGACACGCTGGGGCACCGGATTCCGCGCGGGATGCACCGCGGTGCCGTGTGGCCGTTGGCGTCGCCGCGTCAGCTGCGCGAGATCCTGACCGGTGGCGCGTCCTACGCGGTCGCGGCCGGACACGGGGTGCCTCGGGATCTGTCGCGGTGCGAGGACGGCGGTGTCGTTCCCGGCGCGGACCCCGGCCAGGTGAGCGAGCGGGCGGTCGAGCGCGGGCTCGCGCAGGTCGGCAGCCTCGGTTCGGGAAACCACTTCCTCGAAGTCCAAGCCGTCGCGGAAGTGTTCGACGAACCGGCCGCGCGCGCGTTCGGGCTGCGCGCCGACCAGGTATGCGTGATGATCCATTGCGGTTCGCGGGGGCTGGGGCACCAGATCTGCACCGATCACCTTCGCGTGATGGAACAAGCCATGCCCCGCTACCGAATCCAAGTGCCGGACCGGCAACTCGCCTGCGTTCCGTTCGACTCGCCGGAAGGCCGGGCCTATGCCGCGGCGATGGCGGCTGCCACGAACTACGCCCGCGCCAACCGGCAACTGCTCACTGAAGCCACCCGCGCCGCCTTCGACGCGCACGCCGGCGCGGCACTCGACCTCGTCTGCGATGTGTCGCACAACCTCGCCACCCTCGAGTCCCACCACGTCGAGGGGCGCCCGCGGCGACTTTGCGTGCACCGCAAGGGCGCCACCAAGGCGTTGCCGCCCGGCCACCCCGACCTGCCCGCCGATCTCGCCCCGGTCGGCGCGCCGGTGCTGATCCCGGGCACGATGGGCACCGCCTCGTACGTGCTCGCCGGCGTGGCGGGCAACCCGGCGTTCGAGTCTTGCTGTCACGGCGCCGGGCGCGTCCAGAGCCGGCACGCCGCTGCCCGCGCCGTCCGCGGACCTGAGCTGCGCGACGAACTCGAGCGCCGCGGCATCGCCGTACGCGGCAGCTCCTGGCCGGGGCTTGCCGAGGAAGCACCCGCCGCCTACAAGGACATCACCGCCGTCGTCGACGCCGCCGTAGGCGCTGGACTGTGCCGCAAGGTCGCCCGCCTCGTGCCGCTGGGCGTGGTCAAGGGCTGA
- a CDS encoding archease, protein MTGSGEGHRTVEHTADLRIEAWAPTREQCIGHAVAAMVESLLGSRLPAATSAVECVIARDTDADLLAGALDEVIFLLDTTGRVPVATEVWATTAGLRLRLHTVDVSGLVAVGAVPKAVSLHELRCERRGAQWWSTATIDV, encoded by the coding sequence GTGACTGGCTCTGGCGAGGGCCATCGCACAGTGGAGCACACCGCCGACCTGAGGATCGAGGCGTGGGCGCCGACGCGGGAGCAATGCATCGGCCACGCGGTAGCGGCGATGGTGGAAAGCCTGCTCGGCAGTCGGCTGCCGGCTGCCACGAGCGCCGTGGAGTGCGTTATCGCCCGCGACACCGACGCCGACCTGCTCGCGGGCGCGCTCGACGAGGTGATCTTCCTGCTGGACACCACGGGCCGCGTCCCGGTGGCGACCGAGGTCTGGGCGACAACCGCCGGTCTGCGGCTGCGGCTGCACACCGTCGACGTGAGCGGCCTGGTCGCAGTGGGCGCGGTGCCCAAGGCAGTGTCGCTGCACGAACTGCGGTGCGAGCGCCGCGGTGCCCAGTGGTGGTCCACGGCGACGATCGATGTGTGA
- a CDS encoding TetR/AcrR family transcriptional regulator: MTPPTGSGSRGRPRDPSTDRAILRAALDLFLEQGPEGASVEQIAKRAGVARLTVYRRWATKDELLLAAIDHAREIDEFALFEDFTAASGRGLPLDAIVEHLVRLAADPRSKQLVLRLIGTSSSHPDLLRAFWDTYLWPRRQRANARVLELVEQGSLPADTDPDALTDAVLGALLYRILLYPDAPTAEELRDRVRAVFRQVGLGPAG, from the coding sequence ATGACTCCTCCCACTGGCAGCGGGTCGCGCGGGCGGCCGCGCGATCCGAGCACCGACCGGGCGATTCTGCGAGCTGCGCTGGATCTTTTCCTCGAACAAGGTCCAGAGGGCGCGAGCGTCGAGCAGATCGCCAAGCGCGCCGGCGTCGCCCGGCTCACCGTCTACCGGCGTTGGGCGACGAAGGACGAACTGTTGCTGGCCGCCATCGATCACGCCCGCGAAATCGACGAGTTCGCGCTGTTCGAAGATTTCACCGCGGCCTCGGGCCGCGGATTGCCGCTCGACGCGATCGTCGAGCACTTGGTCCGGCTGGCCGCTGATCCGCGTTCGAAACAGCTGGTGCTGCGCCTGATCGGCACCTCATCGAGCCATCCCGATCTGCTGCGCGCGTTCTGGGACACCTATCTCTGGCCGCGCCGGCAGCGCGCGAACGCGCGGGTCCTCGAACTCGTCGAGCAGGGCTCGCTCCCCGCGGACACCGATCCCGACGCGTTGACCGATGCCGTCCTCGGCGCGCTTCTCTACCGCATCTTGCTCTACCCGGACGCGCCCACGGCCGAGGAACTGCGCGACCGGGTCCGTGCGGTCTTTCGGCAGGTCGGCCTCGGGCCGGCGGGCTGA
- a CDS encoding acyl-ACP desaturase, whose amino-acid sequence MPVSESTRLLYELEGTVEENLNRHLAAAQEWMPHEYVPWSQGRDFAELGGEPWDPEQSRVSPIARTALEVNLLTEDNLPSYHREIERAFGRDGAWGTWVHRWTAEEGRHGICIRDYLLVTRAVDPVELERMRMATMQAGYSTGDKPLLQVCAYVSFQELATRLSHRNTGRYTQDPLAERLLARVSTDENLHMVFYRNLVKAALEISPDAMMRAITDEVLNFAMPGAVIPSFARKAALIAKAGIYDLRIHHDDVILPLLRYWKVFDLTGLGPAGEAAREELAAFVTTLNTQASRFEERRDAAAARRTANSQH is encoded by the coding sequence ATGCCGGTTTCCGAAAGCACGCGCCTGTTGTACGAGCTGGAGGGGACGGTCGAAGAGAACCTCAACCGGCACCTCGCCGCCGCCCAGGAGTGGATGCCGCACGAGTACGTCCCCTGGAGCCAGGGACGCGACTTCGCGGAACTGGGCGGGGAACCGTGGGACCCCGAGCAGTCCCGGGTCAGCCCGATCGCGCGGACGGCGCTGGAGGTCAACCTGCTCACCGAGGACAACCTGCCCAGCTACCACCGCGAAATCGAGCGCGCGTTCGGCCGCGACGGCGCCTGGGGCACCTGGGTGCACCGGTGGACGGCCGAAGAGGGCAGGCACGGCATCTGCATCCGCGACTACCTGCTGGTCACCCGCGCCGTCGACCCGGTCGAACTGGAGCGCATGCGGATGGCGACCATGCAGGCCGGCTACTCGACCGGGGACAAGCCGCTGCTGCAGGTCTGCGCCTATGTCTCGTTCCAGGAACTGGCGACCCGGCTCTCGCACCGCAACACCGGCCGCTACACCCAGGACCCGCTGGCCGAGCGGCTGCTCGCCCGGGTGTCCACGGACGAGAACCTGCACATGGTCTTCTACCGCAACCTGGTCAAGGCCGCCCTGGAGATCTCCCCCGACGCGATGATGCGCGCGATCACCGACGAGGTCCTGAACTTCGCGATGCCGGGCGCGGTGATTCCGAGCTTCGCCCGCAAAGCGGCGCTGATCGCCAAAGCCGGCATCTACGACCTGCGCATCCACCACGACGACGTGATCCTGCCGTTGCTGCGCTACTGGAAGGTGTTCGACCTGACCGGCCTCGGCCCGGCCGGCGAAGCCGCACGGGAGGAACTCGCCGCCTTCGTCACCACCCTCAACACCCAGGCATCCCGCTTCGAGGAGCGTCGCGACGCCGCCGCCGCACGTCGCACCGCGAACAGCCAGCACTGA
- a CDS encoding alpha/beta hydrolase yields MGRIDPQIAQLYAELAASGRAAPPAPLEKGNAAQLRQLCEAAMASAAPPPPNGVSARTCAVPTSDGASIEVRWYTRDSGSAPEGAAVVYFHGGGMIAGRLDAFDGLVRQYVGKTGVPFAVPDYRLAPESSGTRLAEDGFDTVRWVRDQAGRFGIDPARLAVMGDSGGGGVAAGTAILARDRSVPLARQLLVYPMLDDRNTVADPLLAPYATWDWDRNWTCWRAVLGDDFGTDRVPPAAAPARLRDFAGLAPAYVEVGELDIFRDEAIDYAQRLLRAGVPCELHVLEGVVHGHDLLSLDIDVSRRSIADRCRVIGSL; encoded by the coding sequence ATGGGACGAATCGATCCGCAAATCGCTCAGCTTTACGCCGAATTGGCGGCTTCCGGCCGGGCAGCGCCGCCAGCTCCGCTGGAAAAGGGAAATGCTGCGCAACTGCGGCAATTGTGCGAGGCGGCAATGGCTTCGGCGGCACCGCCGCCGCCGAACGGGGTGTCGGCGCGGACCTGCGCGGTGCCGACCTCGGACGGTGCTTCGATCGAAGTTCGTTGGTACACCAGGGATTCCGGGTCGGCACCCGAGGGCGCGGCCGTGGTGTACTTCCACGGTGGCGGAATGATCGCGGGCAGGCTGGACGCGTTCGACGGCCTCGTCCGGCAGTACGTCGGCAAGACCGGGGTTCCGTTCGCGGTGCCGGATTACCGGCTGGCGCCGGAATCGAGCGGGACGCGGCTGGCCGAGGACGGCTTCGACACCGTGCGCTGGGTACGGGACCAGGCGGGCCGGTTCGGCATCGATCCGGCACGACTCGCCGTGATGGGGGACAGCGGGGGAGGGGGCGTGGCGGCCGGAACCGCGATTCTCGCCCGGGACCGTTCGGTGCCGCTGGCGCGGCAGCTGCTCGTGTACCCGATGCTCGACGATCGCAACACGGTCGCCGATCCGTTGCTCGCCCCGTACGCCACCTGGGATTGGGACCGGAACTGGACGTGCTGGCGGGCGGTGCTCGGCGACGACTTCGGAACCGACCGGGTTCCACCCGCCGCGGCTCCGGCCCGGCTGCGGGACTTCGCCGGCCTGGCTCCGGCATATGTCGAAGTCGGCGAGCTGGACATCTTTCGGGACGAAGCGATCGACTACGCACAACGACTGCTGCGCGCAGGCGTGCCGTGCGAGCTGCACGTGCTGGAAGGCGTCGTCCATGGGCACGACCTGCTCAGCCTCGACATCGACGTCAGCCGCCGCAGCATCGCCGACCGATGCCGAGTGATCGGCTCGCTCTGA
- a CDS encoding acyltransferase family protein, translating to MREPRRDLSVDLYRVLAVIVVVLGHWLAASLTYRGGQFGDQNVLAGLPWTQWLTLLFQVIPVFFLVAGYGNAASWSRYGDAHRWEDWIRRRVTATLGPTTLYVSAVLAAVAAIELSGADRSQLAYGASAVALHLWFLPVYLVLVSLTPAMLAAQRRWGLAAPAALTVAVAAVDAATLGAHLPVLGWANYLLGWATVYQLGVAWFSGTLSGPRPLLLTAGALVALTILVRLELYPLSMVAVPGAPVRNTSPPTLALLAFSAAQAGLLLALAPALARRLRTSRGRPLLATANRNVMALYLWHMIPVVFVAAAVYPTRLLPQPALGTAGWWLVRIPWVGLLTAVTVAGLTLFGLAHTRSRHRRPARSFRVPPTLARLTLLLGTATAAYALFRFTTAGFAPAGRFPLTSTLLYATGAGFVHFTRAGGNDPVERTRRAVRHRE from the coding sequence GTGCGGGAACCGCGTCGCGACCTGTCTGTCGACCTCTACCGCGTCCTGGCGGTGATCGTCGTCGTACTCGGTCATTGGCTCGCCGCGTCGCTCACCTACCGTGGCGGGCAGTTCGGGGATCAGAATGTGCTCGCCGGCCTGCCCTGGACGCAGTGGCTGACCCTGCTCTTCCAGGTCATTCCGGTGTTCTTCCTCGTCGCCGGCTACGGCAACGCCGCCTCCTGGAGCCGCTACGGCGACGCTCACCGCTGGGAGGACTGGATCCGGCGCCGAGTGACGGCGACCCTTGGACCCACCACGCTCTACGTGAGCGCGGTACTCGCCGCGGTCGCCGCAATCGAGCTGTCCGGGGCAGACCGGTCGCAGCTGGCCTACGGCGCGTCGGCGGTCGCGCTGCACCTGTGGTTCCTGCCCGTCTACCTCGTACTCGTATCGCTGACTCCGGCGATGCTGGCGGCCCAGCGCCGCTGGGGACTCGCGGCTCCGGCGGCGCTGACCGTCGCGGTCGCCGCGGTCGACGCCGCCACGCTCGGCGCCCACCTGCCCGTGCTCGGCTGGGCCAACTACCTGCTGGGCTGGGCGACCGTCTATCAACTCGGGGTGGCGTGGTTCAGCGGAACCTTGTCCGGCCCGCGACCGCTGTTGCTGACCGCGGGTGCGCTTGTCGCGCTGACCATTCTGGTCCGGCTGGAGCTCTACCCGCTCAGCATGGTCGCCGTGCCCGGCGCGCCAGTACGCAACACCTCGCCGCCCACCCTCGCGCTGCTCGCCTTCAGCGCGGCACAAGCCGGGCTGCTGCTCGCATTGGCGCCCGCGCTCGCCCGCAGACTGCGCACCTCACGCGGGCGACCGCTCCTGGCCACCGCCAACCGGAACGTGATGGCGCTTTACCTGTGGCACATGATCCCCGTCGTCTTCGTCGCGGCGGCCGTCTACCCGACGAGGCTCCTGCCCCAGCCAGCACTCGGCACCGCCGGCTGGTGGCTCGTCCGCATCCCATGGGTGGGGCTCCTGACCGCCGTCACCGTCGCCGGTCTGACGCTGTTCGGCCTGGCACACACCCGTTCCCGGCACCGGCGGCCTGCCCGGTCGTTCCGAGTTCCGCCGACGCTGGCCCGCCTGACGCTCCTTCTCGGCACCGCGACGGCGGCCTACGCGCTCTTCCGCTTCACCACGGCCGGATTCGCACCCGCCGGGCGATTCCCGCTGACCAGCACACTCCTCTACGCGACGGGCGCCGGCTTCGTCCATTTCACCCGCGCAGGCGGCAATGATCCGGTCGAGCGAACGAGAAGGGCCGTTCGTCACCGAGAATAG
- a CDS encoding TetR/AcrR family transcriptional regulator, whose amino-acid sequence MPTESSRVRSMNETRDRILDVALDVLGENPDAGMGEIASAAGVVRRTVYGHFPSRLDLIRTLTERAVAEMTAVLAEVNASGADADAAWVKFIARVWPVAHRYRVLLALRRGEYGEAIHGLLGPVDELLADLVKRGQEADVFAPHLPADILSQVAYGTVFAIADSDLPSGTPGARAATITSLLMLGVPETRAIALVGDQP is encoded by the coding sequence GTGCCCACCGAGTCCTCCCGCGTGCGCTCGATGAACGAGACGCGCGATCGCATCCTCGACGTAGCCCTCGACGTGCTGGGAGAGAACCCCGACGCCGGAATGGGCGAGATCGCCTCCGCCGCCGGCGTCGTCCGGCGCACCGTCTACGGCCATTTCCCGTCGCGCCTCGACCTGATCCGGACACTCACCGAACGGGCCGTCGCCGAGATGACGGCAGTGCTCGCCGAGGTCAACGCCTCCGGCGCGGACGCGGACGCGGCATGGGTCAAATTCATCGCCCGCGTCTGGCCGGTGGCGCACCGGTACCGGGTGCTGCTGGCGTTGCGCCGGGGCGAGTACGGCGAGGCGATCCACGGCTTGCTCGGTCCGGTCGACGAGCTTCTCGCCGACCTCGTGAAACGGGGCCAGGAAGCCGACGTGTTCGCACCGCACCTGCCGGCGGACATTCTGAGCCAGGTCGCCTACGGCACCGTGTTCGCGATCGCGGACAGCGACCTGCCGAGCGGGACCCCGGGAGCCCGTGCCGCGACGATCACCAGCCTGCTGATGCTGGGGGTTCCCGAGACGCGCGCAATCGCCCTCGTGGGCGACCAGCCCTGA
- a CDS encoding epoxide hydrolase family protein, whose translation MTAPAPSSTAVRPFTVSIPDSEIDDLRQRLARTRWPDPETVGDWSQGVRLENARSLVAYWERGYDWRRLESQLNRFPQFLTEIDGLDIHFLHVRSRNPRAMPLLLTHGWPGSIVEFLKLIGPLTDPVSFGGDAADSFDVVVPSLPGFGFSQKPAQTGWTVSRIASAWAELMKRLGYSRWAAQGGDWGAVVTTALGAMRPEGLAGIHLNTQYAFPAQIPEALSPEQRHAVETLALYTGELGGSNHLQGTKPETVGFALADSPAGQAAWIYEKFQSKTDNHGLAEDALSVDDMLDAISLYWFTNSAASSGRIYWENKSLTFAGPKVRLPVAVTVFPRDIPRLPRSWIEDTYADLIHYGEAEHGGHFAALEQPEILVSEIRAGLRSLRSAG comes from the coding sequence ATGACCGCACCAGCGCCGTCCTCGACCGCCGTCCGCCCCTTCACCGTCTCGATCCCGGATTCCGAGATCGACGACCTGCGGCAGCGACTGGCCAGAACTCGATGGCCGGATCCGGAAACGGTGGGCGACTGGTCGCAAGGGGTTCGCCTGGAGAACGCCAGATCACTGGTCGCCTACTGGGAACGCGGCTACGACTGGCGGCGCTTGGAGTCCCAGCTCAATCGCTTCCCCCAGTTCCTGACCGAGATCGATGGCCTGGACATTCACTTCCTCCACGTCCGGTCCAGGAACCCGCGGGCGATGCCGCTGCTGCTCACGCACGGATGGCCGGGCTCGATCGTCGAGTTCCTGAAGCTGATCGGCCCCCTGACCGACCCGGTTTCGTTCGGCGGGGACGCCGCCGATTCATTCGACGTCGTCGTGCCGTCACTGCCCGGGTTCGGGTTCTCCCAGAAGCCCGCGCAGACCGGGTGGACCGTTTCGCGCATCGCGAGCGCATGGGCGGAGCTGATGAAGCGTCTGGGCTACTCGAGATGGGCCGCGCAAGGCGGCGATTGGGGTGCGGTCGTCACCACCGCCCTCGGCGCCATGCGACCGGAGGGGCTCGCCGGAATTCACCTGAACACCCAGTACGCCTTTCCCGCGCAGATACCCGAAGCCTTGTCGCCCGAGCAGCGCCACGCGGTGGAGACCCTCGCTCTCTACACCGGCGAACTGGGCGGGTCGAACCACCTTCAGGGCACGAAGCCGGAGACAGTCGGATTCGCCCTGGCGGACTCTCCTGCCGGCCAGGCCGCCTGGATCTACGAGAAGTTCCAGTCCAAGACCGACAACCACGGGCTCGCCGAGGACGCGCTCAGCGTCGACGACATGCTCGACGCGATTTCCCTGTACTGGTTCACCAACAGCGCAGCATCGTCCGGCCGCATCTATTGGGAGAACAAATCGCTCACTTTCGCCGGCCCGAAGGTGAGGCTTCCGGTCGCGGTGACTGTCTTCCCGCGGGACATCCCACGCCTGCCGCGGAGCTGGATCGAAGACACCTACGCCGATCTGATCCACTACGGCGAGGCGGAGCACGGCGGGCACTTCGCGGCCTTGGAACAGCCAGAGATCCTGGTCAGTGAAATCCGTGCCGGTCTGCGCTCGCTTCGTTCCGCCGGCTGA